Below is a window of Microbacterium croceum DNA.
TGACGCGGTGGGCGAGACGGATGCGACGGCCGTGACACCCGGACCGATCGCGGATGCTGCCGCTCTGCCGTCCCCCACGCAGGCCGACGTGAACGGCGAGGTGCAGACGGAGTACGCTCCCCCTCCCGCCGACGACGGAACGGCGCACTCCGCCCCCGTTGCGGCCACGGCTGCGGTGTCATCCACCGCAGACTCCGCCTCTGCATCCGCGGCTTCCGCCGAACCGACGCCGCCGCGCACCCGCGGCGCGGCGATCGTCTGGGGGCTGCTGTTCGCCGCGATCGCCGCGTTCGGGATCTGGACCCTCACCGACGACGACCGGCGCGCGAGCACAGCCGACTGGATCACGACCTTGACTCCGAACACGGTCTACTCGCTCGTGCTGCTGACGATCGGCGTGCTGATCCTGGTGAGCGGCGCGGTCGGACTGATCCGCCACGCCCAGCGCCGCGCTGCTCCCCAGAGATGACACGGGTGCGCCGCCCGGCGCCCGATACTCTGGATCACATGGCGACTCAGGGACGGCGACCGGCGCGGCGCACCGGCGGAGCGACGCCCGCGCGTCGCGGCAGGGCGGGGGCCGCGAAGAAGCCCGCCGCGAAGTCCCGCACGAAAGCACAGGCCAAGGTCGTCTTCGACGCCCCACGCAGCGCACCGGAGGAGCCGCATCTCTTCCGCCTCGGAGCGGTTCCCGGTGCCACTCCCGGCCGCTGGATCGACGCGTGGAAGCAGCGGATGCCTCACGTGCGACTCGAGCTCGTGCCGATCTCCGCCGCCGAGCAGCGCGCCGCACTCGCCGATCTGGATGCGGCCCTGGTGCGGCTGCCGCTCGTCGATCCGACGCTGCACATCATCCCGCTCTACGACGAGGTTCCGGTCGTGGTCGCCGGCGCGGACTCGCACCTCCTGGCGGTCGACGAGCTCTCCACGGCCGATCTCACCGGCGAAGTCGTGATCGTCCCGCGCGACGACGTGCTCGGTCCGCTCGAGCTCCCCGGCACGGTGAGCCCGAACTTCCCCGCACTCGAGACCACTGCCGACGCCATCGCTACCGCCGCCTCTGGAGCCGGCATCGTGATCGTGCCGATGTCGCTGGCACGTCTGCACCACCGCAAGGACGCCGACTACCGTCCCCTGGCCGACGGCCCGTCGTCGACCGTGGCCCTGGTCTGGCCGCGGGACCGTACGACAGACGATGTCGAGACGTTCGTGGGCATCGTGCGCGGGCGCACCGCGAACTCCTCGCGCTGACCGGGCATCCGCAACTCAGGAGATCCGTACCGGTTCGATGACCGCACGCCCGGAAAAGTGCCCCGAGCGCTCGGTTCTTCGTGAGTCATGGACACGGTGCGAGCGCGACGGCGTTCTCGCCTCCCCCGTTGATCGTTAGAATCGCCGGATGGCTTCGCTTCTCTACGTCTGCGTGCGTCCTGAGCGCGGGGCGGCGGATGCTGAACATGCGTCGTTCCGTCGTGCGCTCGGCGCCGAGGCGGTCGATCGGCTCGATCTGCTCGACGAGCCGCTCGACCCCGCACGTCTCGCGCGCTACCGCGGTGTGGTCGTCGGCGGCTCCCCGTTCAACGTCAGCGACCCCGTGAAGGACGAGGTGCAGCTGCGCGTCGAGTCCGACCTGCGCCGCATCGCGCGTCGGGCGATCGACGGTGACATCGCCGTGTTCTTCACGTGCTTCAGCATCGGCGTCGTGACCCGCATGCTCGGCGGCGAGGTGACCACCGCGACCCCGGAGGCCGCGAGTGCCACGGTCATCCGCACCACGGCCGACGGCGCGGTCGACCCGGTCTTCGGTCCCAGCTCCCCTGCCCTGACGGTGTTCACCGCCCACAAGGAGAGCGCGGTCGCACTGCCCGCCGGCGCCACCCTGCTCGCGACCAACGACTCCTGCCCCGTGCAGGCGTACCGCGTGGGCACGCACCTGTACACGGCGCAGTTCCACCCCGAGCCCACGCCCCGCGACTTCGCCGATCGGATGACGTTCTACCGCACGACCGGCTACTTCGACCCCGAGGAGTTCGACCGCGTGCAGCACCAGGTGCTGACGGCGTCCGTGACCGAGGGCGCGGCGCTCCTGCGCCGGTTCGCCGACACCTTCGCCTGAGGCCGACTCGGCTCCGACCGCACGCCCGACTTCAGCCCGCCGAACCCCGCAACAGCTCGACCCGTTCACGCAGGTATGCCCCCAGCGGCATGTGCCCTCCGGCCGCACTCCAGCGCACTTGCGGCACCCCATCGATCAGGGCGAGCGGCCCGGAGGATCCGCCGGCGTCCACGGCATCGACGTCGATGATGCTCCAGCCGACGTGCACGACCTCGCCCTCGGCGAAGCCGCCCCGCAACGCTTCCTCTCGGCGCACCGCGCGCTCACGCGCCGACTCCGCGGTGTAGCCCCGCCGGCCCGGGTCCGCCGCGCGCAGCACCTCGGCGGTCGCCAAGGCGTGCGTCTCCGTGAGCAGCAGCACGCCGAGGTGCCACGCGGCCCCGACCCGCACGATGCGCCGGCCGCGCCACCGGGATTCGCGTTCTTCGCCGAGCCCCTCCTGCGGGGCGCCGACGAGGTCGTGGGCGGCCTGCGTCAGCAGAGCGGATGCCGTCATCACAGTTCTCCTTGCGGAAGTTCGTCGGCGGGACGTCGGCCGGCGATCCGGTCACGGTCTCCGTGCAGCAGCATCCCCAGCACCGGGAAGAACAGCACCGACAGCATGCCGGCGCCGACGAGAGCGGCTGCAGTACCCGGCTCGATCATCTTCTCATCCACGCCGATCGCGGTCACGGCGACGATGATCGGCAGGCCCGTCGCGGTGAGGAGCCCGAGAGCCGCACGGTCGCGCACCGTCGCGCGGTCCGGTGCGGAGAACTGCGCGGCGGAACCGCGGATCACCAGCAGCGCGATCAGGAACAGCGGCACCAGCGCCATCGCGGCCGGCGAGCTCAGCAGCGCCTGCAGATCGAAGTTCACGCCGGTGTACAGGAAGAAGATCGGCACGAGGAACCCGAACGCGATCCCCTCGAGCTTGCTCTCCACCGCCTCCGCATCCTTCTTCGGCGCGCGTGCCATGATGATGCGCCACACGGCTCCGGCGACGAAGGCACCGAGCAGCATGTCGAGATCGAGCATCACGCTGAGTCCCACGAGCGCCGCGATCAGCAGCAGCACGAACCGCACACCGAACTGATCGGAGGTGTGCAGCGTGGCGCGCACGATCGCGTGCAGCCGGCCGTGCGGCACGCGGTGGGCCGCCACCACCGCCACCACCGCGAGCAGCACGAACGCGAGGAGCACGGCCGCGGCGACCGGAGTCGTGCGGGTGCTGAGGAAGATCGAGATCGCGATCAGCGGCAGGAACTCACCGACCGCTCCGATGGCGGTGAGCGCCTTGCCGAAAGGGGTGTCGAGCTCGCGCGCATCCCGCAGGATCGGCATCAGCGTGCCGAGAGCGGTGGAGCTGAGCGCGATGCCGATCACCACCATGCCCTCGCCCGGAGCGAAGAAGAACCCGACGCCGATGCCGAGGGCGACGCTCATCACCCAGCCGAGCGACGCGCGCATGACGGGTCGTCCGGCCACGGCGCGGAAGTCGATCTCGGAACCGGCGACGAAGAACAGCATCGCCAGGCCGAAGTCGCTGAGCTTCTCGAGCAGGGCGTGCGGCTCGACCCAGCCGAGCACGGCGGGCCCGACGAGGATGCCGAGCACGAGCTCGAACACGATGATCGGGACCCGCACGATCGGCCGGACGCCGCGCGCCAGCAGCGGCGCGGCGACAGCGAGCAGAGGGATCAGCACCAGTCCTACGTCGCCCGCGTTCACGGACTCAGGGTATCGAGTCGTCCACGATTCGTCCGGTGGCGCGCATCCACGGCAGAATCGAAGCACATCCCCGAGGAGCGTTCATGTCACAGCCCGATACCGCCCGCCTCCTGATCGCCTGCGACGACCAGCCCGGCATCGTCGCGGCGGTGGCCGGAGTGCTCTCCGCGCACGGCGCGAACATCATCTCGCTCGACCAGCACTCGACCGACTCCGAGGGCGGGCGCTTCTTCCAGCGCACCGTCATCCACCTCGAGGGGTTGGCGGCCGCGCGCCCGGCGCTCGAGGCGGACATCGCCCAGGTCGCCGAGCGCTTCGGCATGGAGTGGTCGCTGCACGACACCGCCCGCCGCAAGCGCGTCGCGATCTTCGTCTCGAAGTACGACCACTGCCTGATGGAGCTGCTGTGGCGCACGCAGCGCGGGCAGCTTGACATCGACATCACCATGGTGGTGTCCAACCATCCCGACCTCGCCGAGTCCGTGCGGTCCTTCGGGGTGCCGTTCGTCCACATCCCCTCGGGCGACAAGCAGGCCATGGAGCAGCGTCAACTCGAACTGCTGCGCGGCAATGTCGATCTGGTCGTGCTCGCGCGCTACATGCAGATCCTCACCGACGACTTCATCCGTGAGCTCGATGCCCCGGTGATCAACATCCACCACTCGTTCCTGCCCGCCTTCATCGGGGCGAACCCCTATGCCCGGGCCAAGGAGCGCGGCGTGAAGCTGATCGGCGCCACCGCGCACTACGCGACCGCCGACCTCGACGAGGGGCCGATCATCGAGCAGGATGTGACACGCGTCACGCACTCCGACTCGGCCGCCCAGCTGCAGAGCCGTGGCGCCGACGTCGAGCGCCTGGTGCTCGCCCGCGCCGTGCAGTGGCACGCGGAGGACCGCGTGATCGTGCACGGCAAGTCGACCGTCATCCTCTGACGACGACCGACGCGCACGGTCACCGGGCGGGAACCCCCTCCACGAGCTCGGCGAACGCCTCGGCCGCCGTGCCGTAGCGTGCGAGCGGCGCGGCCTGCCCCATCCACAGCGACTGCAGCTCGCCCAGGTTCTGCTGTCCCGCCGCGGCGCGGAACTTCCCGGTGAGCCAGTTCTGCATCGGGAACGGGGCGATCGTGCCGCTGGCCTCGATCGCGCGCACGGCACGGTTGCGGGCTCCACGGGCGAGGCGTCCGCTCATGGCCCTGGTCAGCACCATCTCATCGGCCGCGGTACGGCGGATCGCCTCGCGGTGCGCGTCGGTGATCGCGGACTCCGCGGTGGCGAGGAAGGCTGTGCCGATCTGAGCGCCCTGCGCACCCAGAGCGAAGGCGGCGGCCACCCCGCGGCGGTCGGAGATGCCCCCGGCGGCGATCACCGGCACATCGACCGCGTCGACCACTTGCGGGACGAGCGGGAACGTGCCGACCAGCGACTCCTCGGCGGTGCGGAGGAACGAGACCCGATGGCCGGCGGCTTCCGCGCCCGTGGCCACGACGGCATCCACTCCTCCCTCGGCGAGCGCCACCGCCTCCGCGACCGTGGTCGCGGTGCCGATCACCCGGACGCCGCGGTCATGCGCCTCCGCGATCAGCGCCTCCGACGGCACGCCGAACACCACGCTGAGCACAGCGGGCGCCACGTCCCAGACCGCCTCGAGCTGTTCGTCGAGCGAGGGCAGGTACGCCTCGGGTCGTGCGGGGAGCTCTTCGCCGACCGCCTCGAAGAACGGCTGCAGCGCCTGCGCGAAGATCGCATGCTGGGCGTTCGGCGCGACCTCATCGCCCATGGGGAGCCAGATGTTCACTGCGAAAGGCTGAGACGTCGCCGCCCGCAGCTGGGCTCCGGTCTGCCGGATGCGATCGCCGTCATAGCCGTACAGCCCGAAAGAACCGAGACCGCCGGCCTCGCTCACCGCCGCCGTCAGCGGCACCGACGACAGGCCGCCGAAGGGGCCGAGGACGATCGGATGCTCGATGCCGACCAGGTCGCGCAGATCACTCATGTGTCGAGGCTACGCCGCACCGCACGCCAGAGCGCCGGCTGTGACGCCCCATCCGCCGATGCCCGACCGCCCGGCGTCCCGCGCCCGGTGCTACCCTCGCAGCAGAGGGGAGAGCGCACATGAGCGAGTGGTTCGGGCAGATGCTGAGCATCGT
It encodes the following:
- a CDS encoding LysR family transcriptional regulator substrate-binding protein: MATQGRRPARRTGGATPARRGRAGAAKKPAAKSRTKAQAKVVFDAPRSAPEEPHLFRLGAVPGATPGRWIDAWKQRMPHVRLELVPISAAEQRAALADLDAALVRLPLVDPTLHIIPLYDEVPVVVAGADSHLLAVDELSTADLTGEVVIVPRDDVLGPLELPGTVSPNFPALETTADAIATAASGAGIVIVPMSLARLHHRKDADYRPLADGPSSTVALVWPRDRTTDDVETFVGIVRGRTANSSR
- a CDS encoding glutamine amidotransferase-related protein, whose product is MASLLYVCVRPERGAADAEHASFRRALGAEAVDRLDLLDEPLDPARLARYRGVVVGGSPFNVSDPVKDEVQLRVESDLRRIARRAIDGDIAVFFTCFSIGVVTRMLGGEVTTATPEAASATVIRTTADGAVDPVFGPSSPALTVFTAHKESAVALPAGATLLATNDSCPVQAYRVGTHLYTAQFHPEPTPRDFADRMTFYRTTGYFDPEEFDRVQHQVLTASVTEGAALLRRFADTFA
- a CDS encoding glutaminase codes for the protein MTASALLTQAAHDLVGAPQEGLGEERESRWRGRRIVRVGAAWHLGVLLLTETHALATAEVLRAADPGRRGYTAESARERAVRREEALRGGFAEGEVVHVGWSIIDVDAVDAGGSSGPLALIDGVPQVRWSAAGGHMPLGAYLRERVELLRGSAG
- a CDS encoding cation:proton antiporter, with the translated sequence MNAGDVGLVLIPLLAVAAPLLARGVRPIVRVPIIVFELVLGILVGPAVLGWVEPHALLEKLSDFGLAMLFFVAGSEIDFRAVAGRPVMRASLGWVMSVALGIGVGFFFAPGEGMVVIGIALSSTALGTLMPILRDARELDTPFGKALTAIGAVGEFLPLIAISIFLSTRTTPVAAAVLLAFVLLAVVAVVAAHRVPHGRLHAIVRATLHTSDQFGVRFVLLLIAALVGLSVMLDLDMLLGAFVAGAVWRIIMARAPKKDAEAVESKLEGIAFGFLVPIFFLYTGVNFDLQALLSSPAAMALVPLFLIALLVIRGSAAQFSAPDRATVRDRAALGLLTATGLPIIVAVTAIGVDEKMIEPGTAAALVGAGMLSVLFFPVLGMLLHGDRDRIAGRRPADELPQGEL
- the purU gene encoding formyltetrahydrofolate deformylase, whose protein sequence is MSQPDTARLLIACDDQPGIVAAVAGVLSAHGANIISLDQHSTDSEGGRFFQRTVIHLEGLAAARPALEADIAQVAERFGMEWSLHDTARRKRVAIFVSKYDHCLMELLWRTQRGQLDIDITMVVSNHPDLAESVRSFGVPFVHIPSGDKQAMEQRQLELLRGNVDLVVLARYMQILTDDFIRELDAPVINIHHSFLPAFIGANPYARAKERGVKLIGATAHYATADLDEGPIIEQDVTRVTHSDSAAQLQSRGADVERLVLARAVQWHAEDRVIVHGKSTVIL
- a CDS encoding NAD(P)H-dependent flavin oxidoreductase, which codes for MSDLRDLVGIEHPIVLGPFGGLSSVPLTAAVSEAGGLGSFGLYGYDGDRIRQTGAQLRAATSQPFAVNIWLPMGDEVAPNAQHAIFAQALQPFFEAVGEELPARPEAYLPSLDEQLEAVWDVAPAVLSVVFGVPSEALIAEAHDRGVRVIGTATTVAEAVALAEGGVDAVVATGAEAAGHRVSFLRTAEESLVGTFPLVPQVVDAVDVPVIAAGGISDRRGVAAAFALGAQGAQIGTAFLATAESAITDAHREAIRRTAADEMVLTRAMSGRLARGARNRAVRAIEASGTIAPFPMQNWLTGKFRAAAGQQNLGELQSLWMGQAAPLARYGTAAEAFAELVEGVPAR